CGCCCGGACCAGGCGCCTACGCAGTTTCAGTCGGCAGCGATCGTAAAATTGTTTGCTTTGACGGGAAAAGTGGCGAATTCGTCAAGTACATCGAGGACCCTACGGACCCTGTTCAAGGTGGCTTGTACGCCGTTGATTGGATAGACGAAGGCGACAGCTCGAAGAAATTCGTGACTGCCAGCGCAGACGCCGCTGTTAGAATGTGGGACGTTGAATCAGGAAAGTGTGTGCAGAAGTGGACGCTGGAGCCAACCTTGCCCAACCAACAAGTTGGTATCGCCACAATTAGCGAGACTCAGGTTGTCTCTGTATCGCTCGACGGTTCGCTCAACATATTCCAAGTTGGGCAGAAATCTCCTGTAAAAAGAATTGTGGGGCATAACAAAACTATAACTGCCTTGGCAACTTCCCCGCTTGTCTCTGGTTCTTACGACGGCAGAATTATCGAATGGAGCTCAGATCCAAACTCCGCAAAGATGTTAAACTATCATAGTAATCTTGTGGTTGCAATTGAGAACATGAACCACACAGCCACAACCTCATGGGACAGTACGTTCCAGATCGACGGCAAAGTATGTTGCACTTTCTCGAGCCAGCCCAAAGTCGCTGCTTCGCATGAGGGTGTCAAGGCAGTCGTGACCTTGGATAATAAGCTCCAGATCCTTGACTGCGAGAACGGCAATATTTTGTCTTCCCGTGAGCTTTCGGGAAACGCTTCTTCCGTCGGCCTTGGCAAGCAGTTTATCGCCGTGGGTTACGAACAGTCAAATGACAtagaagttttcaaattaTCTGACCTTTCTGTTAGTTTCACTCTCACAAACGGCCTACGGGCAACTCCCTCCTGCCTCTCATTATCACCTTCGGAGAAATATCTAGCTGCCGGTGACGTTATGGGTAAAATTCTTTTGTTTGACTTAGAGACCAAAGGTGTAAAAACCTCGCGCTGGGCATTCCACACAGGAAGAATCAACGGCATGTCTTGGAGACCCACCGAAAAGGGttccgaagaagaagaagaagacctCATTGCAACTGCCTCCCTCGATACCCATGTCTTTGTCTACTCCCTTAAGAGACCTATGAAGAGCATAAAACATTTGAATGCCCACAAAGACGGTGCGACATGCGTTGCTTGGGATGGGCCTTCGACGCTTTATTCCGCAGGGGCTGACTCTTGTATTAGAGAATGGCACTTGACATTGTAATGAACTCTCCGAATACACCTGCCCTTATGCTACATAGATTTATACAAACTTGGGCAATAAGTCCGTAAGTCTTACGTATGTCTCGTCGAACGAATGAcatcttgttttcaaattaTAGACTTCCCGATGTTATAGTCGAAACTGGAAAGTTTCGGCTGGATCGTTCAAGCGCTGAAGTTCCAAAATCGTCGCACTGAAGGCATGAGCATTGATTCACCATCATATGAAGGTGAATCCCCCGTTGGAAGGAGGTCCACTTCTGTGAGTGAAAGGCCAGACTACACAATTGAGGATGATGGAATAGAATTAAAAGAGGACgacaaagatgaagatTATCAGGAGGAAGCcgcagaagaggaagaagaagccaacgGAGACGGAGAGGCTGACGGCGAGGCTAGTGGGAATGAAGAGAAAGCCCCACCAGTTACAGAATCTTTCCCAAAGGTTCACCGCTTACCTGCACAGCCAAGGCGTGGAAGGCCACCCAAGAGAAAGAACGTGGCTGACAATAATTTAACAGCAGTAGACGATTCAAGAAACAGTTCTAATTCGAGCATGTCTGGACATCTCAAGAGGCCTCATCTTTCATTTCCCGTTGACGAAAATGGCGAGCCCCTGCCTGTGGTTAATGACGAGTATGCACTGCCTGACGATCCTGAGGGGGAGACCA
This is a stretch of genomic DNA from Lachancea thermotolerans CBS 6340 chromosome D complete sequence. It encodes these proteins:
- the AIP1 gene encoding Aip1p (similar to uniprot|P46680 Saccharomyces cerevisiae YMR092C AIP1 Actin cortical patch component probable binding site on actin lies on front surface of subdomains 3 and 4), which translates into the protein MANLDLKTVFPPVPAAERNFATKISFNPQIKCVAYGCGKAVYVRSLDDDFCVQFIGHGTAKVTVVRFSPAKGSQYLCSGDEHGRVMVWDWTRDENGQVSTALKSEFQVLAGPITDISWDMEARRLCVVGEGRDKFGAFISWDTGNSLGELSGHSQRVNACHIKQSRPMRCFTVGDDGACVFFQGPPFRFSGSDRTHHDQGKFIRDVKFSPGPGAYAVSVGSDRKIVCFDGKSGEFVKYIEDPTDPVQGGLYAVDWIDEGDSSKKFVTASADAAVRMWDVESGKCVQKWTLEPTLPNQQVGIATISETQVVSVSLDGSLNIFQVGQKSPVKRIVGHNKTITALATSPLVSGSYDGRIIEWSSDPNSAKMLNYHSNLVVAIENMNHTATTSWDSTFQIDGKVCCTFSSQPKVAASHEGVKAVVTLDNKLQILDCENGNILSSRELSGNASSVGLGKQFIAVGYEQSNDIEVFKLSDLSVSFTLTNGLRATPSCLSLSPSEKYLAAGDVMGKILLFDLETKGVKTSRWAFHTGRINGMSWRPTEKGSEEEEEDLIATASLDTHVFVYSLKRPMKSIKHLNAHKDGATCVAWDGPSTLYSAGADSCIREWHLTL